A stretch of Porites lutea chromosome 5, jaPorLute2.1, whole genome shotgun sequence DNA encodes these proteins:
- the LOC140936527 gene encoding dimethylglycine dehydrogenase, mitochondrial-like isoform X2: protein MKDVVLLEKSELTAGSTWHSLGVTSHYNPVVNIKPLTHYSMLLYKQLPQETGQDVGFHMCGSIRICTTPERLDEAKYQMQRHGWMKSPQRIITTEEVTKVHPLLNVDDVLGALYFPEDGYTDPYSLAQALAIGARMYGAEIYMPAPVTGLNLRSDGRWDVLTPHGTIKAKQVVNAAGFWGREIGRMVGTELPLGVVYHQYMVTGTIPEVANLKKELPFMRDLEGSVYTRQERQGIAVGVYESAEKMKMQDDWWDAVPEGFGKELFESDLNRISDYVEYSMKRTPVLANAEITSVVSGPITYSPDALPLVGPDARVPNMWLALGTGYGIGLAGGIGKYLSDWMIEGEPPFDLIEWEPNRYGNWATREYVLAKVRETYGLNNEMSHPKVERWAGRPARTSGIYKRLCERGAQMGMRSGWEQPNWFALDGDEPGYKPSFRRTNWFEPVGRECDLVLNKVGVIDLSPCAKIEVTGNGAGSFLDVIFANELPKVGHTNISLMLTPKGKVYAEMNVSCLAPDHYLLVTGSSSEFHDLRWLLENQRKFNYDVQIKNITDDVACLGIAGPRSREVLSKLTSSDLRDEAFPYLAFKTVELCGLSVQACRFSFTGELGWELFHNKNYTAQLYEALLRAGEDYGIGDFGTYAVNSLRLEKGFHAWGYEMNMSTNPVEADLMSYVKLQKGVDFIGRDALLQMRKEDCKRLLCFLTVDTTDKDPEGNETVWFQNEVVGFTSSGSYSYQLKKSICFAYLPAYLTTLGSQLEVEMLGSKYPAVVVKQPLFNPEPIRGSSLYHTGMLASG, encoded by the exons ATGAAAGATGTGGTTTTACTTGAGAAGTCAGAGCTCACAGCCGGCTCAACTTGGCACTCG CTCGGCGTTACTTCGCATTACAATCCAGTTGTGAACATAAAGCCATTAACACACTATAGCATGTTGTTATACAAGCAACTTCCACAGGAAACTGGTCAG GACGTAGGGTTTCATATGTGTGGCAGTATAAGAATATGCACAACTCCTGAAAGACTTGACGAGGCAAAGTATCAAATGCAGAGGCATGGCTGGATGAAGTCACCACAGAGGATAATTACAACAGAAGAGGTCACCAAGGTTCATCCGCTTCTCAATGTAGATGATGTACTTGGAGCTTTGTACTTTCCTG AGGATGGCTACACTGACCCATATTCCTTGGCCCAGGCCCTTGCAATTGGAGCGCGGATGTATGGGGCCGAGATATACATGCCTGCACCAGTCACTGGACTCAATCTCAGATCTGATGGAAGATGGGATGTGCTCACCCCACACGGGACGATCAAAGCAAAACAGGTTGTTAATGCGGCAG GTTTTTGGGGGCGAGAGATAGGACGCATGGTCGGAACCGAGCTTCCCTTGGGCGTGGTATATCATCAGTACATGGTAACTGGAACAATTCCTGAAGTAGCCAATTTAAAGAAAGAACTTCCTTTCATGAGAGATTTGGAGGGTTCAGTTTACACTCGCCAGGAGAGACAAGGGATTGCAGTTGGCGTCTATGAGAGTGCTGAAAAAATGAAGATGCAAGATGATTG GTGGGATGCGGTACCCGAGGGTTTCGGGAAGGAATTATTCGAAAGTGACTTGAACCGAATCAGCGATTACGTGGAATACTCCATGAAACGAACACCCGTGCTCGCAAACGCTGAAATTACAAGTGTTGTATCAGGTCCCATTACCTACTCACCCGATGCTCTTCCTCTGGTTGGTCCCGATGCACGGGTTCCTAATATGTGGCTGGCCCTCGGAACGGGTTACGGGATTGGTTTGGCTG GTGGTATCGGCAAATACTTATCTGACTGGATGATTGAAGGAGAACCGCCTTTCGACCTCATTGAATGGGAACCTAATCGCTATGGTAACTGGGCCACAAGAGAATACGTTTTGGCAAAGGTTCGAGAGACGTATGGTCTGAACAATGAAATGAGTCATCCTAAGGTAGAAAGGTGGGCTGGGCGACCTGCCAGGACGAGTGGTATCTACAAG AGGCTGTGTGAGCGTGGCGCGCAGATGGGCATGCGCTCTGGTTGGGAGCAGCCCAACTGGTTCGCACTTGATGGTGATGAGCCAGGTTATAAACCCAGTTTTCGACGGACAAACTGGTTCGAGCCCGTTGGTCGAGAATGTGATCTGGTCCTGAATAAAGTTGGCGTTATAGACCTGTCTCCTTGTGCAAAAATTGAGGTGACAGGAAATGGCGCTGGTTCTTTTCTAGATGTGATTTTTGCCAATGAACTACCCAAG GTGGGGCACACAAACATAAGCCTTATGTTGACACCAAAGGGGAAAGTGTACGCGGAAATGAATGTCTCTTGCTTGGCGCCAGACCATTATTTGTTGGTAACTGGAAGTTCCAGCGAGTTTCACGACCTCAG GTGGCTACTGGAAAATCAGCGTAAATTTAATTATGATGTCCAGATCAAGAATATCACTGATGACGTGGCCTGTCTGGGCATCGCTGGACCTCGATCACGTGAAGTTCTTTCCAAGCTGACGTCGTCAGATTTAAGAGATGAGGCGTTTCCTTATTTGGCATTTAAAACCGTTGAATTGTGTGGACTGTCTGTACAGGCCTGTCGGTTTTCCTTTACTG GCGAGTTAGGGTGGGAGTTGTTTCACAACAAAAATTACACAGCTCAGCTTTACGAAGCCTTGTTAAGGGCCGGTGAGGATTATGGGATCGGTGACTTCGGCACGTACGCAGTAAACTCACTGAGACTAGAGAAAGGTTTCCATGCCTGGGGATACGAG ATGAACATGTCAACAAACCCAGTTGAGGCGGATTTAATGAGTTACGTAAAATTGCAGAAG GGTGTCGACTTTATTGGACGAGATGCTCTTCTTCAAATGAGAAAGGAAGATTGTAAGCgtcttttgtgttttttaactGTCGATACAACAGACAAGGACCCTGAAGGCAACGAAACTGTGTGGTTTCAAAATGAG
- the LOC140936527 gene encoding dimethylglycine dehydrogenase, mitochondrial-like isoform X1 — protein sequence MLGFLPLRSKFQGVHINSRNTVSKIRTLRRKFDSRFLSTGQLSSNSQDSSHKPLNKRLREDAEVVVIGGGALGTSITYHLAKGGMKDVVLLEKSELTAGSTWHSLGVTSHYNPVVNIKPLTHYSMLLYKQLPQETGQDVGFHMCGSIRICTTPERLDEAKYQMQRHGWMKSPQRIITTEEVTKVHPLLNVDDVLGALYFPEDGYTDPYSLAQALAIGARMYGAEIYMPAPVTGLNLRSDGRWDVLTPHGTIKAKQVVNAAGFWGREIGRMVGTELPLGVVYHQYMVTGTIPEVANLKKELPFMRDLEGSVYTRQERQGIAVGVYESAEKMKMQDDWWDAVPEGFGKELFESDLNRISDYVEYSMKRTPVLANAEITSVVSGPITYSPDALPLVGPDARVPNMWLALGTGYGIGLAGGIGKYLSDWMIEGEPPFDLIEWEPNRYGNWATREYVLAKVRETYGLNNEMSHPKVERWAGRPARTSGIYKRLCERGAQMGMRSGWEQPNWFALDGDEPGYKPSFRRTNWFEPVGRECDLVLNKVGVIDLSPCAKIEVTGNGAGSFLDVIFANELPKVGHTNISLMLTPKGKVYAEMNVSCLAPDHYLLVTGSSSEFHDLRWLLENQRKFNYDVQIKNITDDVACLGIAGPRSREVLSKLTSSDLRDEAFPYLAFKTVELCGLSVQACRFSFTGELGWELFHNKNYTAQLYEALLRAGEDYGIGDFGTYAVNSLRLEKGFHAWGYEMNMSTNPVEADLMSYVKLQKGVDFIGRDALLQMRKEDCKRLLCFLTVDTTDKDPEGNETVWFQNEVVGFTSSGSYSYQLKKSICFAYLPAYLTTLGSQLEVEMLGSKYPAVVVKQPLFNPEPIRGSSLYHTGMLASG from the exons ATGCTCGGCTTTTTGCCCTTGCGATCGAAATTTCAGGGAGTTCATATAAATAGCAGAAATACTGTGTCGAAAATAAGAACACTTCGTAGGAAGTTTGATTCAAGATTCCTTTCTACTGGTCAACTCTCTTCAAATTCCCAGGACTCAAG CCATAAACCGCTGAATAAGCGTCTTAGAGAGGATGCAGAAGTGGTTGTTATTGGCGGTGGAGCCTTGGGTACTAGTATTACCTATCACCTGGCAAAAGGTGGAATGAAAGATGTGGTTTTACTTGAGAAGTCAGAGCTCACAGCCGGCTCAACTTGGCACTCG CTCGGCGTTACTTCGCATTACAATCCAGTTGTGAACATAAAGCCATTAACACACTATAGCATGTTGTTATACAAGCAACTTCCACAGGAAACTGGTCAG GACGTAGGGTTTCATATGTGTGGCAGTATAAGAATATGCACAACTCCTGAAAGACTTGACGAGGCAAAGTATCAAATGCAGAGGCATGGCTGGATGAAGTCACCACAGAGGATAATTACAACAGAAGAGGTCACCAAGGTTCATCCGCTTCTCAATGTAGATGATGTACTTGGAGCTTTGTACTTTCCTG AGGATGGCTACACTGACCCATATTCCTTGGCCCAGGCCCTTGCAATTGGAGCGCGGATGTATGGGGCCGAGATATACATGCCTGCACCAGTCACTGGACTCAATCTCAGATCTGATGGAAGATGGGATGTGCTCACCCCACACGGGACGATCAAAGCAAAACAGGTTGTTAATGCGGCAG GTTTTTGGGGGCGAGAGATAGGACGCATGGTCGGAACCGAGCTTCCCTTGGGCGTGGTATATCATCAGTACATGGTAACTGGAACAATTCCTGAAGTAGCCAATTTAAAGAAAGAACTTCCTTTCATGAGAGATTTGGAGGGTTCAGTTTACACTCGCCAGGAGAGACAAGGGATTGCAGTTGGCGTCTATGAGAGTGCTGAAAAAATGAAGATGCAAGATGATTG GTGGGATGCGGTACCCGAGGGTTTCGGGAAGGAATTATTCGAAAGTGACTTGAACCGAATCAGCGATTACGTGGAATACTCCATGAAACGAACACCCGTGCTCGCAAACGCTGAAATTACAAGTGTTGTATCAGGTCCCATTACCTACTCACCCGATGCTCTTCCTCTGGTTGGTCCCGATGCACGGGTTCCTAATATGTGGCTGGCCCTCGGAACGGGTTACGGGATTGGTTTGGCTG GTGGTATCGGCAAATACTTATCTGACTGGATGATTGAAGGAGAACCGCCTTTCGACCTCATTGAATGGGAACCTAATCGCTATGGTAACTGGGCCACAAGAGAATACGTTTTGGCAAAGGTTCGAGAGACGTATGGTCTGAACAATGAAATGAGTCATCCTAAGGTAGAAAGGTGGGCTGGGCGACCTGCCAGGACGAGTGGTATCTACAAG AGGCTGTGTGAGCGTGGCGCGCAGATGGGCATGCGCTCTGGTTGGGAGCAGCCCAACTGGTTCGCACTTGATGGTGATGAGCCAGGTTATAAACCCAGTTTTCGACGGACAAACTGGTTCGAGCCCGTTGGTCGAGAATGTGATCTGGTCCTGAATAAAGTTGGCGTTATAGACCTGTCTCCTTGTGCAAAAATTGAGGTGACAGGAAATGGCGCTGGTTCTTTTCTAGATGTGATTTTTGCCAATGAACTACCCAAG GTGGGGCACACAAACATAAGCCTTATGTTGACACCAAAGGGGAAAGTGTACGCGGAAATGAATGTCTCTTGCTTGGCGCCAGACCATTATTTGTTGGTAACTGGAAGTTCCAGCGAGTTTCACGACCTCAG GTGGCTACTGGAAAATCAGCGTAAATTTAATTATGATGTCCAGATCAAGAATATCACTGATGACGTGGCCTGTCTGGGCATCGCTGGACCTCGATCACGTGAAGTTCTTTCCAAGCTGACGTCGTCAGATTTAAGAGATGAGGCGTTTCCTTATTTGGCATTTAAAACCGTTGAATTGTGTGGACTGTCTGTACAGGCCTGTCGGTTTTCCTTTACTG GCGAGTTAGGGTGGGAGTTGTTTCACAACAAAAATTACACAGCTCAGCTTTACGAAGCCTTGTTAAGGGCCGGTGAGGATTATGGGATCGGTGACTTCGGCACGTACGCAGTAAACTCACTGAGACTAGAGAAAGGTTTCCATGCCTGGGGATACGAG ATGAACATGTCAACAAACCCAGTTGAGGCGGATTTAATGAGTTACGTAAAATTGCAGAAG GGTGTCGACTTTATTGGACGAGATGCTCTTCTTCAAATGAGAAAGGAAGATTGTAAGCgtcttttgtgttttttaactGTCGATACAACAGACAAGGACCCTGAAGGCAACGAAACTGTGTGGTTTCAAAATGAG
- the LOC140936527 gene encoding dimethylglycine dehydrogenase, mitochondrial-like isoform X3 encodes MLLYKQLPQETGQDVGFHMCGSIRICTTPERLDEAKYQMQRHGWMKSPQRIITTEEVTKVHPLLNVDDVLGALYFPEDGYTDPYSLAQALAIGARMYGAEIYMPAPVTGLNLRSDGRWDVLTPHGTIKAKQVVNAAGFWGREIGRMVGTELPLGVVYHQYMVTGTIPEVANLKKELPFMRDLEGSVYTRQERQGIAVGVYESAEKMKMQDDWWDAVPEGFGKELFESDLNRISDYVEYSMKRTPVLANAEITSVVSGPITYSPDALPLVGPDARVPNMWLALGTGYGIGLAGGIGKYLSDWMIEGEPPFDLIEWEPNRYGNWATREYVLAKVRETYGLNNEMSHPKVERWAGRPARTSGIYKRLCERGAQMGMRSGWEQPNWFALDGDEPGYKPSFRRTNWFEPVGRECDLVLNKVGVIDLSPCAKIEVTGNGAGSFLDVIFANELPKVGHTNISLMLTPKGKVYAEMNVSCLAPDHYLLVTGSSSEFHDLRWLLENQRKFNYDVQIKNITDDVACLGIAGPRSREVLSKLTSSDLRDEAFPYLAFKTVELCGLSVQACRFSFTGELGWELFHNKNYTAQLYEALLRAGEDYGIGDFGTYAVNSLRLEKGFHAWGYEMNMSTNPVEADLMSYVKLQKGVDFIGRDALLQMRKEDCKRLLCFLTVDTTDKDPEGNETVWFQNEVVGFTSSGSYSYQLKKSICFAYLPAYLTTLGSQLEVEMLGSKYPAVVVKQPLFNPEPIRGSSLYHTGMLASG; translated from the exons ATGTTGTTATACAAGCAACTTCCACAGGAAACTGGTCAG GACGTAGGGTTTCATATGTGTGGCAGTATAAGAATATGCACAACTCCTGAAAGACTTGACGAGGCAAAGTATCAAATGCAGAGGCATGGCTGGATGAAGTCACCACAGAGGATAATTACAACAGAAGAGGTCACCAAGGTTCATCCGCTTCTCAATGTAGATGATGTACTTGGAGCTTTGTACTTTCCTG AGGATGGCTACACTGACCCATATTCCTTGGCCCAGGCCCTTGCAATTGGAGCGCGGATGTATGGGGCCGAGATATACATGCCTGCACCAGTCACTGGACTCAATCTCAGATCTGATGGAAGATGGGATGTGCTCACCCCACACGGGACGATCAAAGCAAAACAGGTTGTTAATGCGGCAG GTTTTTGGGGGCGAGAGATAGGACGCATGGTCGGAACCGAGCTTCCCTTGGGCGTGGTATATCATCAGTACATGGTAACTGGAACAATTCCTGAAGTAGCCAATTTAAAGAAAGAACTTCCTTTCATGAGAGATTTGGAGGGTTCAGTTTACACTCGCCAGGAGAGACAAGGGATTGCAGTTGGCGTCTATGAGAGTGCTGAAAAAATGAAGATGCAAGATGATTG GTGGGATGCGGTACCCGAGGGTTTCGGGAAGGAATTATTCGAAAGTGACTTGAACCGAATCAGCGATTACGTGGAATACTCCATGAAACGAACACCCGTGCTCGCAAACGCTGAAATTACAAGTGTTGTATCAGGTCCCATTACCTACTCACCCGATGCTCTTCCTCTGGTTGGTCCCGATGCACGGGTTCCTAATATGTGGCTGGCCCTCGGAACGGGTTACGGGATTGGTTTGGCTG GTGGTATCGGCAAATACTTATCTGACTGGATGATTGAAGGAGAACCGCCTTTCGACCTCATTGAATGGGAACCTAATCGCTATGGTAACTGGGCCACAAGAGAATACGTTTTGGCAAAGGTTCGAGAGACGTATGGTCTGAACAATGAAATGAGTCATCCTAAGGTAGAAAGGTGGGCTGGGCGACCTGCCAGGACGAGTGGTATCTACAAG AGGCTGTGTGAGCGTGGCGCGCAGATGGGCATGCGCTCTGGTTGGGAGCAGCCCAACTGGTTCGCACTTGATGGTGATGAGCCAGGTTATAAACCCAGTTTTCGACGGACAAACTGGTTCGAGCCCGTTGGTCGAGAATGTGATCTGGTCCTGAATAAAGTTGGCGTTATAGACCTGTCTCCTTGTGCAAAAATTGAGGTGACAGGAAATGGCGCTGGTTCTTTTCTAGATGTGATTTTTGCCAATGAACTACCCAAG GTGGGGCACACAAACATAAGCCTTATGTTGACACCAAAGGGGAAAGTGTACGCGGAAATGAATGTCTCTTGCTTGGCGCCAGACCATTATTTGTTGGTAACTGGAAGTTCCAGCGAGTTTCACGACCTCAG GTGGCTACTGGAAAATCAGCGTAAATTTAATTATGATGTCCAGATCAAGAATATCACTGATGACGTGGCCTGTCTGGGCATCGCTGGACCTCGATCACGTGAAGTTCTTTCCAAGCTGACGTCGTCAGATTTAAGAGATGAGGCGTTTCCTTATTTGGCATTTAAAACCGTTGAATTGTGTGGACTGTCTGTACAGGCCTGTCGGTTTTCCTTTACTG GCGAGTTAGGGTGGGAGTTGTTTCACAACAAAAATTACACAGCTCAGCTTTACGAAGCCTTGTTAAGGGCCGGTGAGGATTATGGGATCGGTGACTTCGGCACGTACGCAGTAAACTCACTGAGACTAGAGAAAGGTTTCCATGCCTGGGGATACGAG ATGAACATGTCAACAAACCCAGTTGAGGCGGATTTAATGAGTTACGTAAAATTGCAGAAG GGTGTCGACTTTATTGGACGAGATGCTCTTCTTCAAATGAGAAAGGAAGATTGTAAGCgtcttttgtgttttttaactGTCGATACAACAGACAAGGACCCTGAAGGCAACGAAACTGTGTGGTTTCAAAATGAG
- the LOC140936854 gene encoding BTB/POZ domain-containing protein 6-like: protein MLTLLDEDTPWIDTEEDKFPEAFQERSKFLFNNDILSDVKFVVRSSQHGECSDRKKSKMAIPAHKFLLAIRSPVFFAMFCGKMAETEEEINLPDCDYDGMIELLRFLYTDKVCLTENNVMQVAYLAAKYMVPRLSKKCAVFLGNNLDSSNVLGVLKHAQKFSNKHLLNFCWDYVEQLTMRVVKSNEFFGIEKSLLQELVERDTLNIKEVELFQAVDGWAEQECKRLNLKSEGSVKREILGEEVIKKLRFPLMEQREFMEIVTVTKILTQDEASNVVAQFDDPNVLPLHGFSKTERVGPPMRCCRYHKGVNVTICCNKPATFEPITLTVDKNVLLHGVSLFFEECECDMYAKVSATVKVYVGGEMRGDSLFYSQTGTYEVDVQTNIDRIYHGFDVLFDKLLVLRRNVEYCIAVSHDMPSISFFYDYGDWNVVDCHGVTFSFMDTGTVVAEVLFTEDL, encoded by the coding sequence ATGTTAACGTTATTGGATGAAGATACCCCGTGGATCGATACAGAGGAGGATAAGTTCCCTGAGGCTTTCCAAGAGAGAAGCAAATTTTTGTTCAACAATGATATCTTGagcgatgtaaaatttgttgttcGTTCATCCCAACATGGCGAATGCAGTGACCGGAAAAAAAGCAAGATGGCGATCCCAGCTCACAAGTTTTTGTTGGCAATCAGAAGCCCTGTATTTTTTGCCATGTTCTGTGGCAAAATGGCTGAAACCGAAGAAGAAATCAATCTGCCTGACTGTGACTATGACGGTATGATTGAATTGTTGCGATTCCTGTACACGGATAAAGTTTGCTTGACCGAAAACAACGTGATGCAAGTGGCATATCTTGCCGCGAAATACATGGTTCCCCGTCTGTCCAAAAAATGTGCAGTCTTTTTAGGGAATAATCTGGACTCATCGAATGTGCTTGGAGTCTTAAAACACGCTcagaaattttcaaacaaacatctgttgaatttttgttgggACTATGTTGAGCAACTGACAATGCGCGTGGTGAAATCGAATGAATTCTTTGGAATTGAAAAGTCTCTTCTGCAAGAGTTAGTGGAAAGGGACACGTTGAATATTAAGGAGGTGGAGTTATTTCAAGCTGTCGATGGCTGGGCAGAACAAGAATGTAAGAGGCTAAATCTGAAATCAGAAGGCTCTGTCAAGAGGGAAATACTTGGGGAAGaggtaataaaaaaattgcgttTTCCACTCATGGAACAGAGAGAGTTTATGGAGATTGTCACAGTCACCAAAATATTAACACAGGATGAAGCAAGCAACGTTGTCGCACAATTTGACGATCCTAATGTGCTGCCTCTGCATGGATTTTCAAAAACAGAAAGAGTGGGACCCCCTATGCGATGTTGCAGATATCATAAAGGTGTTAACGTTACGATTTGTTGCAATAAACCTGCCACATTTGAACCAATCACTTTAACTGTAGACAAGAACGTATTGTTGCATGGAGtctctttattttttgaagAGTGTGAGTGTGACATGTATGCTAAAGTATCAGCCACTGTGAAGGTTTATGTTGGTGGTGAAATGAGAGGTGACTCACTGTTTTATTCCCAAACTGGGACCTACGAGGTGGATGTTCAAACAAATATTGATCGCATCTATCACGGCTTTGATGTTTTATTTGATAAACTCCTGGTCCTGAGGAGAAATGTTGAGTATTGTATTGCTGTTTCACATGATATGCCCTCTATCTCTTTCTTTTATGATTATGGAGATTGGAATGTTGTGGACTGTCATGGGGTGACATTCTCCTTTATGGATACGGGAACTGTGGTGGCAGAGGTTTTGTTTACAGAAGATCTATAG
- the LOC140936856 gene encoding BTB/POZ domain-containing protein 6-like — protein MFRTVLKLDFYDDNPWMDMDTEKDKFPKAFQQRGKFLFNNDILSDVKFVVRSSQYGECSDRKKRRIAIPAHKFLLAIRSPVFFAMFCGKMADFKEEINMPDCDYDGMFELLRFLYTDKVSLTENNVMQVAYLAAKYMIPRLSKKCAVFLGNNLDSSNVLGVLEHAKKFSNDHLLNFCWDYVDKLTMRVVKSNEFFGIEKSLLQELVERDTLNIKEIELFQAVDGWAEHQCNRLNLKPEGSVKREILGEEVMKNLRFPLMEQREFMEIVPVTKILTQEEASNVVAQFDDPTLPLLHGFSEKQRKGPPLRCCRYHKYVDIFSSSNVPATFEPINLTVDKNIVLHGVSLFFEERDRYARVSATVKVFVGDEITTGSLIFSQTGSYKVDVQRNIGHIYHGFDVLFDELLVLRRNVQYCIAVAHNMPDLSAFSGFEGDEVVDCHGVTFTFEEIRIGNVFAEFLFKEDL, from the coding sequence ATGTTCCGCACAGTATTGAAGTTGGATTTCTATGACGATAACCCATGGATGGATATGGATACAGAGAAAGACAAGTTCCCAAAGGCTTTCCAACAGAGAGGCAAATTTTTGTTCAACAATGATATTTTGAgtgatgtaaaatttgttgttcGTTCGTCCCAATATGGCGAATGCAGTGACCGGAAAAAAAGGAGGATAGCGATCCCAGCTCACAAGTTTTTGTTGGCAATCAGAAGCCCTGTATTTTTCGCCATGTTCTGTGGCAAAATGGCAGACTTCAAAGAAGAAATCAATATGCCTGATTGTGACTATGACGGTATGTTTGAATTGTTGCGATTCCTGTACACCGATAAAGTTTCCTTAACCGAAAATAACGTGATGCAAGTGGCATATCTTGCGGCAAAATACATGATTCCTCGACTTTCCAAAAAATGTGCAGTCTTTTTAGGGAATAATCTGGACTCGTCGAATGTGCTTGGAGTCTTGGAACACGCtaagaaattttcaaatgatCACCTGTTGAATTTCTGTTGGGACTATGTTGACAAACTGACAATGCGCGTTGTGAAATCAAATGAATTCTTTGGAATTGAGAAGTCTCTTCTGCAAGAGTTAGTGGAAAGGGACACATTAAATATTAAGGAGATCGAGTTATTTCAGGCTGTCGATGGCTGGGCAGAACATCAATGCAATAGGCTAAATCTGAAACCAGAAGGCTCTGTCAAAAGGGAAATACTTGGGGAAGAGGTAATGAAAAACCTGCGTTTTCCACTCATGGAACAGAGAGAGTTTATGGAGATTGTTCCAGTcaccaaaattttaacgcagGAAGAAGCCAGCAATGTTGTCGCACAATTTGACGATCCTACTCTTCCGCTTCTGCATGGATTttcagaaaaacaaagaaagggaCCCCCTTTACGATGTTGCAGATACCATAAGTATGTTGATATTTTTAGTTCTTCTAATGTTCCTGCTACATTTGAACCAATCAATTTAACTGTAGACAAGAACATAGTGTTGCATGGAGTCTCTCTATTTTTTGAAGAGCGTGACAGATATGCTAGAGTATCAGCAACTGTAAAGGTTTTTGTTGGTGATGAAATCACTACTGGTTCGCTAATTTTTTCCCAAACTGGGTCCTATAAGGTGGATGTGCAAAGAAATATTGGCCACATCTATCATGGCTTTGATGTTTTATTTGATGAGCTCCTAGTCCTGAGGAGAAATGTTCAGTATTGTATTGCTGTTGCACATAATATGCCGGATCTCTCTGCCTTTTCTGGGTTCGAAGGAGATGAAGTTGTGGACTGTCATGGGGTGACATTCACCTTTGAGGAAATACGTATAGGGAATGTGTTTGCAGAGTTTTTGTTCAAAGAGGATCTGTAG